A single window of Metallosphaera hakonensis JCM 8857 = DSM 7519 DNA harbors:
- a CDS encoding IS5/IS1182 family transposase — translation MKPWIQYYNGPVPYEYLSSWHKTLVKMNYMLVTSEVLSRLDDFVLRALIVMVVWRCSYRNVRSFYMTDVVVRWFLGECKSKSEIHRRAKGFREVFKEAFKEHVKELEGKLSALTDYLPSSALYGKVWKLWAVDSFIIEVPFGKRNRETLKKKFELELRQGKLRDAADRLYQFMKCKIRRRFKGQFTKKRNRSYFGFKVFIAISPTMLIHEIQVELANFPDNEVDFFLSGYKVVDRGFVGKSSTWLIGFPSFRRHVEFFGTFLKNYWRPYAVDREMTELFVYVIALIYNSSMYTSVLSRVPETQLAH, via the coding sequence ATGAAACCGTGGATACAATACTACAACGGTCCGGTTCCCTACGAATACTTGTCATCGTGGCATAAAACTCTTGTGAAGATGAACTACATGTTGGTCACGTCGGAGGTGTTGTCGCGTCTAGATGACTTCGTGTTGAGGGCGTTGATAGTCATGGTCGTGTGGAGGTGTTCCTACAGGAACGTGCGGAGCTTCTACATGACTGACGTGGTGGTAAGGTGGTTCCTAGGGGAGTGCAAGTCCAAGTCGGAGATCCACAGGAGGGCCAAGGGATTTAGGGAAGTGTTCAAGGAGGCCTTCAAGGAACATGTAAAGGAGTTGGAGGGGAAGTTGAGCGCGCTAACTGACTACCTGCCCAGCAGCGCGTTATATGGGAAGGTCTGGAAACTTTGGGCTGTGGACTCCTTCATAATCGAGGTCCCCTTCGGGAAGAGGAACAGGGAGACCTTGAAGAAGAAGTTCGAGCTCGAACTGAGGCAGGGGAAGTTGAGGGACGCAGCTGACCGGCTCTACCAATTCATGAAGTGCAAGATAAGGAGGAGGTTTAAGGGACAGTTCACCAAGAAGAGGAATCGAAGTTACTTCGGCTTCAAGGTATTCATAGCCATATCGCCCACAATGTTGATCCACGAGATTCAGGTTGAATTGGCCAACTTCCCTGACAACGAGGTCGACTTCTTCCTAAGCGGTTACAAGGTAGTGGACAGAGGATTCGTGGGGAAGTCCTCGACCTGGTTGATCGGCTTCCCCAGTTTCAGGAGGCACGTGGAGTTCTTCGGGACCTTCTTGAAGAACTACTGGAGACCCTACGCGGTTGACAGGGAGATGACCGAACTCTTCGTCTACGTCATCGCGTTGATCTACAACTCCTCGATGTACACCTCGGTCCTGTCTCGGGTCCCCGAGACTCAGCTCGCCCATTGA
- a CDS encoding type II toxin-antitoxin system CcdA family antitoxin, which produces MSDVISVRVSRELKRKAEELGINFRDVIEKALDDAIREKEMEETREIATKIKELMKDVSEEDWVRDIRESREER; this is translated from the coding sequence ATGTCTGACGTGATAAGCGTAAGGGTGTCAAGGGAGCTCAAGAGGAAGGCTGAGGAGCTCGGGATCAACTTTAGGGATGTAATCGAAAAAGCTTTGGACGATGCCATAAGAGAAAAGGAGATGGAGGAGACTAGGGAAATCGCTACGAAGATCAAGGAACTAATGAAGGACGTAAGCGAGGAAGATTGGGTAAGGGACATCAGAGAGAGCAGGGAGGAGAGATAG
- a CDS encoding hydantoinase B/oxoprolinase family protein produces MSWEIINKATIFIAEEMGATLKRSALSPNIRERMDHSCAVVDENGRIVAQAEHIPVHLGSFKIGVRNVLNYLEREGMELGPGDAVVFNDPYISGTHLNDVGVIMATGIGYVINKAHHVDVGGPVPGSINPNATTLFEEGVVIPPVKFMRRGEIVKDVLRIVEENFKVPEYSLGDLQAQVAANRLGISRISELVTKYGRERVVEGWERSLRYTSNIVGKEIGKWPRGEFLGVDYLEWGQDFLPVKVYLRIGDGIEVNFSGTSPQIQGPLNAVLGVTFSSVAFSIRSMLQDLPTNEGFYSLLEVRAEEGSLVNPRKPAAVGGGNVETSERIVDAMFKALSQALPGRVPAGSSGTMMNVMMGGFDGKPWSYYETVGGGSGARPNGDGVSGVHSRMSNTLNTPIEVAERQFPILFTGYRIREGSGGRGKFRGGDGVIRSFILVQGGTLSVLADRFLMGPWGLRGGENGKPGRVIVGGKEMPSKFTVKVSPGEEVIVETPGGGGYGALEENLR; encoded by the coding sequence ATGAGCTGGGAAATAATTAACAAGGCAACGATCTTCATTGCAGAGGAAATGGGGGCTACTCTGAAGAGGAGCGCCCTTTCTCCCAACATAAGGGAGAGAATGGACCACAGTTGTGCTGTGGTGGACGAGAACGGAAGAATAGTGGCCCAGGCTGAGCACATACCTGTCCACCTTGGGTCGTTCAAGATAGGAGTGAGGAACGTCCTGAACTACCTGGAACGGGAAGGGATGGAGCTGGGACCAGGAGACGCTGTGGTCTTTAATGATCCCTACATATCTGGTACTCACCTCAATGACGTTGGGGTGATCATGGCCACGGGGATAGGGTACGTGATCAATAAGGCCCACCACGTAGACGTGGGTGGTCCAGTTCCAGGGAGCATTAACCCCAACGCCACCACGCTCTTCGAGGAGGGAGTAGTGATTCCACCCGTAAAGTTCATGAGGAGAGGAGAAATTGTTAAGGACGTCTTGAGGATAGTGGAGGAGAACTTCAAGGTACCGGAGTACTCGTTGGGAGATCTTCAGGCCCAAGTGGCTGCGAACAGGCTCGGGATCTCTAGGATAAGTGAGCTCGTAACCAAATACGGTAGGGAGAGAGTCGTGGAAGGGTGGGAGAGGTCCTTGAGGTATACCTCAAATATAGTGGGGAAGGAGATAGGGAAATGGCCCAGGGGGGAGTTTCTCGGGGTAGACTACTTGGAATGGGGACAAGACTTCCTACCCGTCAAGGTTTACCTGAGAATAGGGGATGGGATAGAGGTGAACTTCTCTGGCACTTCCCCGCAAATTCAGGGTCCGCTTAACGCGGTCCTCGGGGTCACCTTCTCCTCTGTTGCTTTCTCCATAAGGTCGATGTTGCAGGACTTACCCACCAATGAGGGCTTCTATTCGCTGTTGGAGGTAAGGGCAGAGGAGGGGTCTCTGGTAAATCCAAGGAAGCCAGCCGCAGTGGGCGGGGGTAACGTTGAGACCTCCGAAAGGATAGTGGACGCAATGTTTAAGGCCCTTTCCCAAGCCCTTCCGGGCAGGGTCCCTGCAGGGTCCAGTGGGACCATGATGAACGTCATGATGGGAGGCTTTGACGGAAAGCCTTGGTCCTATTACGAGACTGTGGGCGGAGGATCCGGGGCTAGACCCAACGGAGACGGCGTTAGTGGAGTCCATTCCAGGATGAGTAATACACTTAATACGCCCATAGAGGTGGCCGAGAGACAGTTCCCGATATTATTCACGGGATACAGGATAAGGGAGGGAAGCGGAGGGAGAGGGAAATTTAGGGGAGGAGACGGAGTCATCAGGTCCTTCATTTTAGTTCAGGGGGGAACTCTCTCAGTGCTGGCTGATAGGTTCCTGATGGGGCCTTGGGGATTGAGGGGAGGAGAGAACGGTAAACCGGGGAGGGTTATCGTAGGAGGAAAGGAAATGCCCAGTAAGTTCACAGTGAAAGTGAGTCCAGGAGAGGAAGTCATTGTGGAGACTCCGGGTGGAGGAGGATATGGAGCTTTGGAAGAGAACTTAAGGTGA
- a CDS encoding hydantoinase/oxoprolinase family protein produces MRIASVDVGGTFTDVVYLDSGEIKVYKGPTTPRNPEIGVMEGLKRFDPPDLVVHATTIATNSLLGQVNLELPKVALITTKGFRDVIEIGRQNRPELYNPFFTKPNPLVPRELRFEVTERVGPRGEELRALNEAEVESAVREAKKLGATSLAISFLHSYLNPAHERRAKEIVKEHFKYVSVSHEVSPTPREYERTSTTVINSMLMPVVTNYLSTLREKINERGNPSLLVMSSSGGLVDVREASERPVQVIESGPAAGAVGASLFSRTLKTNVIAFDMGGTTAKASSIVNGEVSITLEYEVGGRTHYGRLVKGTGYPIRFPFLDLVEVSAGGGSIIWEDQGGALRVGPLSAGADPGPMCYGKGGSSPTLTDASLVLGWINDVLAGGLKLRKDLAEMGLSSLGNKHEVALKATSLATLEMARAIRLVTVERGLDPSEFALFSFGGAGPQYAFKLAEEIGISRVVVPPHPGLFSALGMMLADIKVEESMSYPRDLDQAFLELEDRVRRRLPGASFVRQADVRYEGQGWELTVPVGDVKKVREAFEELHQRTYGFKLDREVEVVTIRVFGVVEGMRVKLTHFPSGTPHPGEREVLMDHWVKAKVYRREELPLGFEVEGPSIVEEYSSTTLVGEGWRAKVDESGSLVMVRE; encoded by the coding sequence ATGAGGATCGCTTCTGTAGACGTTGGAGGTACTTTCACAGACGTTGTATACCTTGACTCAGGCGAGATCAAAGTGTATAAGGGGCCAACTACCCCAAGGAACCCAGAGATCGGGGTGATGGAGGGCCTCAAGAGATTCGATCCACCTGACCTCGTAGTCCACGCGACCACGATTGCCACTAATTCTTTACTTGGACAAGTAAACCTGGAGCTCCCTAAGGTGGCCCTAATTACCACCAAGGGCTTCAGGGACGTCATAGAGATCGGAAGGCAGAACAGACCGGAGCTTTACAACCCTTTCTTCACTAAACCCAACCCTCTAGTGCCAAGGGAGTTGAGGTTTGAAGTCACAGAGAGAGTCGGTCCCAGAGGAGAGGAGTTAAGGGCATTAAATGAGGCCGAAGTTGAGAGCGCGGTGAGGGAGGCTAAGAAACTGGGTGCTACCTCCCTGGCTATCTCTTTTCTTCACTCCTATCTAAACCCGGCCCACGAGAGGAGAGCCAAGGAGATAGTGAAAGAGCATTTCAAGTACGTCTCAGTCTCCCACGAGGTTTCCCCCACTCCAAGGGAATATGAGAGAACTTCAACTACCGTGATCAACTCCATGCTAATGCCCGTTGTGACTAATTACCTCTCCACATTGAGGGAGAAAATCAATGAGAGGGGAAACCCATCCCTCCTGGTCATGTCAAGTTCAGGGGGGTTAGTGGACGTGAGGGAGGCCAGCGAGAGACCAGTTCAGGTCATTGAGTCGGGTCCGGCAGCGGGAGCCGTGGGTGCTTCCCTTTTCTCAAGGACACTAAAGACAAACGTGATTGCCTTCGATATGGGAGGAACCACGGCCAAGGCGAGCTCCATCGTTAACGGAGAGGTCTCAATAACCCTGGAGTATGAGGTGGGAGGGAGAACCCATTACGGTAGACTAGTTAAGGGCACCGGATACCCGATCAGGTTTCCGTTCCTGGACCTAGTGGAGGTGTCTGCGGGAGGAGGATCCATAATCTGGGAGGATCAGGGCGGGGCTTTGAGGGTGGGCCCACTAAGTGCAGGGGCTGACCCCGGACCCATGTGTTACGGGAAGGGAGGAAGTTCCCCTACCCTAACTGACGCCTCCCTGGTCCTGGGTTGGATCAACGATGTCCTAGCGGGAGGATTGAAGTTAAGGAAGGATCTGGCGGAGATGGGTCTCTCTTCCCTGGGCAATAAGCATGAAGTTGCATTGAAGGCGACATCCCTAGCCACCTTGGAGATGGCCAGGGCCATTAGGCTAGTCACTGTGGAGAGAGGATTGGACCCCAGCGAGTTCGCCCTGTTCTCCTTTGGAGGAGCAGGTCCTCAATACGCCTTCAAGTTAGCTGAGGAGATAGGGATCTCTAGGGTCGTAGTTCCGCCCCATCCGGGACTATTCAGTGCCCTTGGAATGATGCTCGCCGACATCAAGGTTGAGGAGTCAATGTCATATCCAAGGGACTTGGACCAAGCCTTTCTAGAACTTGAGGATAGGGTGAGGAGGAGACTTCCCGGAGCTTCGTTCGTGAGGCAAGCCGACGTTAGATATGAGGGACAGGGATGGGAGTTAACTGTACCGGTGGGAGATGTAAAGAAGGTCAGGGAGGCGTTCGAGGAACTTCACCAGAGGACCTACGGTTTCAAATTGGACAGGGAGGTCGAAGTGGTGACAATCAGAGTCTTCGGCGTCGTGGAAGGCATGAGGGTCAAACTAACCCATTTCCCCTCAGGGACGCCACATCCAGGGGAGAGGGAGGTGTTAATGGACCATTGGGTGAAGGCCAAGGTATACAGGAGGGAGGAGCTCCCCCTGGGATTCGAGGTGGAGGGACCGTCCATCGTGGAGGAGTACAGTTCAACGACGTTAGTTGGAGAGGGCTGGAGAGCCAAGGTTGACGAGTCTGGGTCTTTAGTCATGGTGAGAGAATGA
- a CDS encoding type II toxin-antitoxin system VapC family toxin, which produces MSHSSGFLFDASALYSLMDYVDRVDFKKSYVLTLTFYEVGNAIWKSHYLHKKIKDPVALANLFRRLMRKFNVVDNPPLDGVMKVAVERGLTYYDASYAYVAGSFGLTLISRDRDLIEKAGATSLEDFVKTHLT; this is translated from the coding sequence ATGTCCCATTCATCGGGATTCCTTTTCGACGCATCGGCTCTATACTCTCTCATGGATTACGTGGATAGGGTGGACTTCAAGAAATCTTACGTACTAACTTTAACCTTCTATGAGGTGGGGAACGCGATCTGGAAGAGTCACTATTTACACAAGAAAATTAAGGACCCAGTAGCTCTAGCAAATCTTTTCCGTAGGCTCATGAGAAAATTTAACGTGGTAGATAACCCTCCCCTTGATGGTGTAATGAAAGTCGCTGTGGAGAGAGGTTTGACTTATTATGACGCGTCCTACGCTTACGTAGCTGGGTCTTTTGGTCTGACCTTAATTTCCAGGGATCGAGACCTGATAGAGAAAGCGGGAGCAACTTCATTGGAGGACTTCGTAAAAACTCATCTAACTTGA
- a CDS encoding CARDB domain-containing protein: MRQTIGSIIVGLLIASFGVAIFSSPITASTQTYTVTFMEHGLPNGTAWSVKFGGQVKNSTTDQISFQVKGTSYLNYSIPDVGKYIPTPSQGSFLVDNSTTINVTFALPFVKIVITKLIVVDQSTGTSVTQLEPGNTYQVGVSLQNQGNTGTFVEINETVLMNGKVVESDVPILSIGPGSTASATFLWTPNTAGVYTFLVHVQASPNISESASYPLYVGVSPVKTYNVTFTEMGLPAGTQWSVEFNGEVESSMTPTITFQVSNGTYTYYVNNVSGFLPNVTSGKVKVNGTTNVMISFLPLIFKPVSKLLLSYDGEPISQLETNTTYSVIASVTNVGNTSGQGYLLLLGRQGTVNVIDQKFNYTLRPGQTENFTEEFMVNSTTPLTITLTLYTLTPQGAKAVYNSTSQLPVIQKVTNTTKSQTSNTTTTTTTTPNTTKPTTTTNVSTPSIPTQKSSNTLLYVAIAVVVVVIIAIVLLVRRR, encoded by the coding sequence ATGAGACAAACAATAGGTTCAATAATCGTGGGATTGTTAATCGCGTCGTTTGGCGTAGCTATCTTTTCAAGTCCCATCACTGCATCCACCCAAACTTACACCGTCACTTTCATGGAACATGGACTTCCCAACGGGACCGCATGGTCAGTGAAATTTGGAGGACAGGTCAAGAACTCCACTACGGATCAGATAAGCTTCCAAGTTAAGGGTACCTCATACCTCAACTACTCGATTCCTGACGTGGGGAAGTACATACCCACACCGTCGCAGGGTAGTTTTCTCGTGGACAACTCAACTACGATTAACGTTACCTTTGCCCTTCCATTCGTAAAGATAGTCATAACCAAGCTGATTGTGGTGGATCAGAGCACGGGTACTTCGGTTACTCAGTTGGAACCAGGTAACACATATCAGGTCGGGGTAAGTCTCCAGAATCAGGGCAACACGGGAACTTTCGTAGAAATCAATGAGACCGTCCTCATGAACGGAAAAGTGGTGGAGTCTGACGTCCCAATCCTCAGCATAGGTCCTGGGAGCACGGCGTCGGCAACTTTCCTATGGACGCCCAACACTGCTGGAGTTTACACTTTCCTGGTACACGTCCAAGCATCTCCCAACATTAGTGAATCAGCCTCTTACCCGCTATATGTGGGTGTCTCACCCGTCAAGACTTATAACGTAACTTTCACGGAAATGGGATTACCTGCGGGTACTCAATGGAGCGTGGAATTTAACGGGGAAGTAGAGTCCTCCATGACCCCCACAATAACCTTCCAGGTAAGCAACGGTACGTATACCTATTACGTGAACAACGTGAGTGGCTTCCTTCCCAACGTAACCTCAGGTAAGGTGAAAGTGAACGGAACTACGAACGTGATGATATCGTTCTTACCCTTGATATTTAAGCCGGTCTCGAAGCTCTTGCTTAGCTATGATGGGGAACCAATTTCACAGCTGGAGACCAACACCACGTATAGCGTCATTGCTAGCGTCACTAATGTAGGGAACACGTCAGGCCAGGGTTACCTCCTGTTACTTGGGAGACAAGGAACGGTTAACGTGATCGATCAGAAGTTCAATTACACCTTGAGACCTGGGCAGACGGAGAACTTCACGGAGGAATTCATGGTTAACTCCACGACTCCCTTAACCATCACTTTGACCCTGTACACCTTGACTCCACAAGGAGCTAAGGCGGTGTATAACTCGACCTCCCAACTCCCAGTTATTCAAAAGGTAACCAACACCACCAAGAGTCAAACAAGTAACACCACAACTACCACAACCACTACTCCCAACACAACTAAACCAACTACAACCACGAACGTGAGCACTCCTTCTATCCCTACCCAGAAGTCGTCTAATACCTTATTATATGTAGCAATAGCTGTTGTTGTAGTAGTGATCATAGCCATTGTCCTCTTGGTAAGAAGAAGATAA
- a CDS encoding ISH3 family transposase, with protein MVTPGLPHQNNLQQIGYKLLSMLTFKGRRAEEVARVLVSACLWKDSVEGRSNGYNVSPQTVRNYVEEQGNEVVEKLLESMRRISMEMLKGVKEVDVSIDWTTKTWYGKPVNGLGSSKGSSWNYATATTKYQGMVLLLAFVPQVNGMTKDEIVKFLVEQIAGMGFKVRLVTLDAGFYTVEVLRFISQFKYVMGVPVGDVKIYEEFDGEYATNKRRKKEEQVNFRLLVYGKEIVKKKRKTVVYFARATNLNLTKREVKLYNKVRGPIETSYRNIKAFLPFTSSTKFVFRELIFVLAMVFYSLYTVFKDVMRREEFRLLLILCFLDDLSGLKDFIFTLEKTLNNKIDLFLRR; from the coding sequence GTGGTAACACCGGGTCTTCCTCACCAAAATAATCTACAACAAATAGGATATAAATTACTTTCCATGTTAACCTTCAAGGGGAGAAGGGCGGAGGAGGTAGCGAGAGTTCTGGTCTCCGCGTGCTTGTGGAAGGACTCCGTGGAGGGCAGGTCCAACGGGTACAACGTGTCACCTCAGACCGTGAGGAACTACGTGGAGGAGCAGGGAAACGAGGTTGTGGAGAAGCTCCTGGAGTCCATGAGGAGGATTTCCATGGAGATGCTCAAGGGAGTGAAGGAGGTCGACGTCTCCATAGATTGGACCACGAAGACGTGGTACGGTAAGCCGGTGAACGGGTTGGGTAGTTCCAAGGGGAGCTCGTGGAACTACGCCACCGCGACCACGAAGTATCAGGGAATGGTGCTCCTCCTGGCCTTCGTTCCCCAAGTTAACGGGATGACCAAGGACGAGATCGTGAAGTTCCTCGTGGAGCAAATTGCGGGAATGGGCTTCAAGGTGAGGCTCGTAACCCTGGACGCGGGCTTCTACACCGTGGAAGTCCTCAGGTTCATATCGCAGTTCAAGTACGTGATGGGAGTCCCCGTGGGGGACGTGAAGATATACGAGGAGTTCGACGGGGAGTACGCGACCAATAAGAGACGTAAGAAGGAAGAGCAGGTCAACTTCAGACTTCTGGTGTATGGTAAGGAAATCGTTAAGAAGAAGAGGAAGACCGTGGTGTACTTCGCGAGGGCGACCAACCTCAACCTAACCAAGAGGGAAGTGAAGCTGTACAACAAGGTTAGGGGTCCCATTGAGACGTCTTACAGGAACATCAAGGCCTTCCTTCCCTTCACGAGCTCCACCAAGTTCGTCTTCCGCGAGTTGATCTTCGTGCTGGCCATGGTCTTCTACTCGCTTTACACCGTGTTCAAGGACGTCATGAGAAGGGAGGAGTTCAGGTTGCTGCTCATCCTCTGCTTTCTAGACGATCTATCGGGTCTCAAGGATTTTATATTTACTCTTGAGAAAACACTTAATAACAAGATAGATTTATTTTTACGGAGGTGA
- a CDS encoding MBL fold metallo-hydrolase codes for MRVHKPYVIHEEGDRSFIWLGLDESDREKGVLTNQYLLRDGDRGALLDAGGYFVFERVLNSIQEFVKPEKVELLLYSHQDPDVVGALNLWVDMVPNAKIYVSELWERFLPHLGYDLGGVINDIPDSGMRIPFGKSYIEAIPAHFLHSPGNFHFYDPITRVYFSGDMGAAIFPKDRWYLMVDNFDEHSKYMEAFHRRYIPCKRALDQWLKRIELLDIKIIAPQHGSVFADDNVPKFLNWLRSLDRVGLDLLD; via the coding sequence ATGAGGGTTCACAAGCCGTATGTGATACATGAGGAAGGGGATAGATCCTTCATCTGGCTCGGTTTAGATGAGTCCGATAGGGAGAAAGGTGTGTTGACCAATCAATATCTATTGAGGGATGGGGACAGGGGAGCTCTCCTGGACGCGGGAGGATACTTCGTTTTTGAAAGGGTTCTGAATTCGATCCAAGAGTTCGTTAAGCCGGAGAAGGTCGAACTTCTGCTGTACAGCCATCAAGATCCAGACGTTGTGGGTGCGCTTAATCTATGGGTGGACATGGTACCCAACGCAAAGATCTACGTATCGGAATTATGGGAGAGGTTTCTTCCCCACCTTGGATATGACCTCGGCGGTGTAATAAATGACATACCCGACTCTGGGATGAGAATACCCTTTGGGAAGAGTTATATTGAGGCTATACCTGCTCACTTCCTTCACTCCCCAGGTAACTTCCACTTTTATGATCCAATAACGAGAGTATACTTCTCGGGCGACATGGGAGCTGCCATATTTCCCAAGGACAGGTGGTACTTGATGGTAGATAACTTCGATGAGCACTCGAAATACATGGAGGCCTTTCATAGGAGATACATTCCGTGCAAGAGGGCTTTAGATCAGTGGCTCAAGAGAATTGAGCTACTAGACATCAAGATCATAGCCCCTCAACATGGTTCCGTATTTGCCGACGATAACGTTCCCAAGTTCCTAAACTGGCTTAGGTCTCTGGATAGGGTTGGACTTGATCTCCTTGATTGA